The DNA region tttttttcatttatcatttgaATATGGATATTAGGCTGCACAACTAATGTTATTTTATTGCAGAATTgttaattcagattttttttttttttttttatgaacattATTTGGGTGCTTTAGCTTCCTAACACATTGGTTTTTTTTATTCGTTTTGGTTGTAATGTGTGCAGCAGGGGGGTTTGTGGCCGCTCTCACTGTGgcatcatggccattttaaaaaacCATACCACGCCTTTGTTGCCAGATTCAAGAAAGCAAGCCACGTTTTTTGGACACCCCAAAACCCCCAAAACCAACTAATTATAAAACAAGCACCAAATTGGATGAGGGAAGTgtatcaaaattaaaataacacaCATTGGTTGAGTACACAGGTCATTAAAAGAAgggttaaaaaacacaaattcctATGTTGTATCCACTATGGCTGCACACTGATCGCCACCTGGCGGATCTTGGTGGTACTGCAGTCTAACGACTAGCCTACTGCTGAAAGCCACATATCTGTCGTCACTCTCCTAGTAACAGATGTTGCTGCAGTTTTTAGCACAATTTTCCTATTGGTTACCAGTTGCATTGATTAAATTACACAGCATGACAGATTTTGCAGGGTGGGGGGGTAGTCTTGcacacacatgttcatatgtagGCTACAGATGCATGATtacaaaatccttttttttcttaaatagcACGGTGATGTGCATCATGTTCAATACAATTCTGTTTCCCTTCCAGGAGAATGGCCACGCCAAGACCAACGGGGATGCCTCTCCCGCTGCAGAGGAGGCCAACAAAGCTGATGTTCAGGCCAACGGCAGCACTCCTACTGAGGAGGCGCCAAAAGAAGGAGAAGGCGAGAAAGTAGAGGTTGCTGAGGCCAACGGCGAGAAGGAGCCCGCCGCCACAAACGGAGAGGCTTCTGCCAAGCCGGAGGAGGGCACTCCGTCCACCAGCGAGGACGgcaagcagaagaagaagcgtTTCTCCTTCAAGAAACCCTCCTTCAAGCTCAGCGGCTTCTCATTTAAGAAAACCAAGAAAGAGTCCGAAGAGGCAGCGGTGGAGGAAGGAGCAGCAGAACCAGCCGAAGGAGAGAAGGCGGCATCAGAGGAGGCAGCCGCCGAGGAGGCCAAACCGGCTGAGGCTGCTGAGGAGGGAGCAAAGGCGGCTGAAGCTGAGGAGCCAAAGGTTGCGGAGGAGGTGAAGGCAGaagaaccagcagcagcagcagaaggaggcGAGGAGAAACCAGCTGAGGCTTCACCTACTGAACCAGAGACGGCAGCCAGTCCAGAGGCCAAGGCCGCCGCTGAGTAACCCTGCTGAACCAGACACCGGAATGAAGGAGGCGACGGCGCCCGTCTGAAGGAATGCGAGGACTTGTCTAAAAccagggattttttttgtttcttttttttgttggtgtttGTTTACTATTCTGCAACCATCTCATCCATAATGACTGCAAGGTCCTTGGCAGTGACGGACAGGAGGTGTACTGGAGAGTGTGCTGCTTCCTCACTGCTCATTGGTGCTTTGCATGCGTGACGTCGGGGCGAGTGTGAAAGTGCGAATGCGAgcgtgaatgtgtttttttctacatGAAACCATGACTGTGTTGACACGTTGCtgaatttgacatattttatcaAAGTATTTGGTGCTGGGCAATTGGATGTAGCAGCTAAAGCTGTGTCTGCAAGATTTGACACATTGTGATATTTAAAGGGAACCAAGTCTTAAATGTTGTCTTTGCAGTGCACAGTTGTTTACAACTCTTTTAAACTCAAACGCTCCTGTGGACACAACCATTCCTGAATGAAGTAGATTTAGTTAACTGTCAGAACAGTAGGTGCTCATCACTTCCCATTTAGATTCCACCATTTCAAGACTCTGTAGTAATGCACGTTGTATAGACTTTGATATTACTGGTTTTATGACTGAGATGTACCTAAATGACTGAAGTTTTTAACAGATTACCCATTGTAAATgaagtttttcttgtttttcaccATTTGTAAGATTGAATAAAATTGGGAGATGTTTTAAGCAAATTTTGCATCAAGCTGTGATGACTACAACGCCACTTAAAATCGACACTAGAAAGCACACAAATTCAGGGTTTTGGGTGCAATATTTGAACCGCatcttttttgtatataataagGCTTATTCAATATGGAATGTAACATTGCCCACAAACTGGTTATAGGTGTTCAGTTTCTGTTCCTGTGAGCACTGATGAAGAATAAAGGAATGAAGTGGCACACTGAGCTCATTTATTCATAATGTTTAGCTTCAAATGTCCCCCCCTTATTAATCTGTTAACTGAGTAGGTGTGAGATTGTGTTGTGAGACTGAGATCAGCTTCTGGAGGAAGAAATGAACACATTGGTTCTTTGCTTTATAGCACCCTCGTGTGGTGCATTATGGGAAAAGTCTGAGGTGAACAATTGCTGTATagaaaagcatttaaaaaagaatCTATTTGGAATCATAAGATGGCATAACATCTCCCACGTGGAGGAAATCTAATCAATTGGAGCAATTACATTAATCATATTAGCAAGAAGATAAAATACTGCACAGCCTCTGGAAGGGAAGAATGCAACTTTTtctagaataaatacattttcacacaaaaaaaatctaattttagatgACAGAATAGCTTAAGTACACCTTGAGGCCCCAGTCAACACATCCTAAAAAGTATCTGATCATCATAAGCATTTGTCTTTCTTTAAACCAgcttaatttgcaaagagacaAATTGAGACGTGCTTGTTGCCCTGCAGTATTTTTAGGATACAACTGACTAACTCGAGGAACAGCCACAGCATAATTATGTCACAATATTCGGGTTTAAGTTGTGTTAGCTGCTGGTTTTGCACCATAAATGATAGTGTgtgaaacaaacatttttacgGCGTCTAGAGTTTTTTAGCAGCTGCAGCACACACCTAACCGTTGACGTGTTGGGATTCCTTCAAACCCCATAAAAACACCAGAATAATTTTAAGAGTAGAAGAGTTTGCTGCAAACTCCTCCAGGGTGTTTTTAGACACCCACATCTGCTCCCATTTTCAAACCCTCTTATTTCCTTTGCACCCAGTTTAACCCAGTGTACTGCAGCTTTGGCCACCGCAAGAAGGGTGTGTTTTACAcataatatttctatttttgctTCTTGGTCTGCATGTCCATCTTGGTCAGGTTGTTGAGGGATTTGCTGCCCATTTTGTCCCCTAGTGTGCCTCACAGTATCCCATAATGACACACACCACTCTCCATCCTACTCCAAGTTCTTCCAATCCTTCCTTTGTTAGCTTCTCTATAGACAAATGGATACAGTATACAACTAAATACAGACAGGTGAGCCTGCTAAAAACCAAAAATATATCAAAGTGAAAAATATTCCTTTGAGTGCAACAGATAATTTTGGAGTGTGGCTTGTGGAGTGGACCAGAGGCAGCGCTCCCGTCTGTGTTCCTGTCTGTTCCACCTCGTGCACTGACCGCAGACCGTCTCTGAACGGCCGTCCCCTCACATGGCAGTCCCCGGCGGTTTCCTTCAACcagcttcctctctcttctgtccCTTGAGGGCCCCTCACCTCACCAccgtctcgctctctctcccagGAAAGAT from Sebastes umbrosus isolate fSebUmb1 chromosome 16, fSebUmb1.pri, whole genome shotgun sequence includes:
- the marcksb gene encoding myristoylated alanine-rich protein kinase C substrate b; its protein translation is MGSQITKTAGKEEAVVEKAAEGAAVAAAKTNGQENGHAKTNGDASPAAEEANKADVQANGSTPTEEAPKEGEGEKVEVAEANGEKEPAATNGEASAKPEEGTPSTSEDGKQKKKRFSFKKPSFKLSGFSFKKTKKESEEAAVEEGAAEPAEGEKAASEEAAAEEAKPAEAAEEGAKAAEAEEPKVAEEVKAEEPAAAAEGGEEKPAEASPTEPETAASPEAKAAAE